From the Bacillus tuaregi genome, one window contains:
- a CDS encoding aminotransferase A, with the protein MEHLINKKVKEIEISGIRKFFNMVAGTEGMISLTIGQPDFPTPHHVKEAGKKAIDEDFTTYTHNAGDIELRKAASQYMKEKYHLDYKADSEVIVTAGASEAIDITFRTILDEATEVIIPGPVYPGYEPIIKLCGAKPIYVDIRKNGFRFTAEVIESYITDQTRCIVLPYPSNPTGVSLSKQELMKIADLIADKDIFLLADEIYSELVYDQPHVSIASFSRDKTIVINGLSKSHSMTGWRIGLLFAPENIAKHILKVHQYNVTCATSISQKAALTALTDGKNDALPMKEAYLERRNYVYERLREMGLEVQKPDGAFYFFVKLPTEKVSSFDFCLQLVKEEKVAVVPGSAFSSYGEGYFRLSFACSMQTLEEGLNRIENFIKKMQA; encoded by the coding sequence GTGGAACATTTAATTAATAAGAAAGTAAAAGAGATTGAAATTTCTGGTATTCGAAAGTTCTTCAACATGGTGGCCGGAACAGAAGGAATGATTTCATTAACCATTGGCCAGCCTGATTTTCCTACCCCTCACCATGTAAAGGAGGCTGGGAAAAAAGCGATTGATGAGGACTTTACTACCTATACTCATAATGCAGGCGATATTGAGCTTCGGAAGGCTGCTAGTCAATATATGAAAGAAAAGTATCATTTAGATTACAAGGCAGACTCGGAAGTAATTGTCACAGCAGGTGCAAGCGAAGCGATTGATATTACCTTTCGTACAATACTAGATGAAGCAACTGAAGTAATTATTCCAGGACCAGTCTACCCAGGCTATGAACCAATCATTAAGCTTTGTGGTGCAAAGCCAATATACGTAGATATTAGAAAAAACGGCTTTCGTTTTACAGCAGAAGTAATAGAATCCTACATAACCGATCAAACGAGATGTATTGTTCTGCCATATCCATCTAATCCAACCGGGGTTAGCTTAAGCAAACAAGAATTAATGAAGATAGCAGACCTGATTGCAGATAAAGATATATTTTTGTTAGCTGATGAAATCTACAGTGAACTCGTATATGACCAGCCCCATGTATCCATTGCCAGTTTTTCACGAGATAAAACGATTGTCATTAATGGATTATCGAAATCACACTCTATGACTGGATGGAGAATCGGCCTATTATTCGCACCGGAAAATATTGCTAAACACATCCTAAAGGTACATCAATACAATGTTACTTGCGCAACTTCAATCTCTCAAAAGGCCGCACTAACAGCCTTAACAGATGGTAAAAATGATGCCTTGCCAATGAAAGAGGCTTATCTGGAGCGGAGAAATTATGTTTATGAACGCTTACGCGAAATGGGACTTGAAGTACAAAAGCCTGACGGCGCCTTTTATTTTTTCGTCAAGCTTCCAACTGAAAAGGTTTCTTCTTTTGATTTCTGTCTTCAGCTAGTTAAGGAGGAAAAAGTGGCCGTTGTACCTGGCAGTGCTTTTTCCAGCTATGGAGAAGGATATTTCAGACTATCCTTTGCTTGTTCCATGCAAACACTTGAAGAGGGGTTAAACAGAATCGAGAACTTCATTAAAAAAATGCAGGCATAA
- a CDS encoding YkvS family protein yields the protein MRIAEVGNIIEFKEGLQGIVEKVNENSVIVDLTYMKNFRNLELDARTVVNHKNYKIIKESII from the coding sequence TTGAGAATAGCAGAGGTTGGCAATATCATTGAATTCAAAGAAGGTTTACAGGGGATTGTTGAAAAAGTAAATGAAAATTCTGTAATTGTTGACTTAACGTACATGAAGAACTTTCGTAACCTCGAATTAGATGCAAGAACAGTTGTAAATCATAAGAACTATAAAATTATTAAAGAATCAATAATCTGA
- a CDS encoding DUF6254 family protein — MTRAKREKERAWTVRKQDQNPHGKVKTFKELANEGKET; from the coding sequence ATGACGAGGGCAAAACGAGAGAAAGAAAGAGCATGGACTGTAAGAAAGCAAGATCAAAATCCACATGGGAAAGTAAAAACATTTAAGGAACTAGCTAATGAAGGAAAGGAAACATAA
- a CDS encoding phosphocarrier protein HPr, translating into MLEKQFKVIAESGIHARPATMLVQTAGKFNSEIHLEYKGKKVNLKSIMGVMSLGIGKGADITITVDGKDEEIALSSIVETLHKEELAE; encoded by the coding sequence ATGTTAGAGAAACAATTTAAAGTGATTGCTGAATCAGGGATACATGCGCGTCCAGCTACTATGCTGGTACAGACTGCAGGCAAATTTAATTCAGAAATCCATCTTGAATATAAAGGGAAAAAGGTTAATTTAAAATCCATTATGGGTGTTATGTCTTTAGGGATTGGAAAAGGAGCAGACATAACCATTACTGTGGACGGCAAAGACGAGGAAATAGCATTAAGTTCGATAGTAGAAACGTTACATAAAGAGGAGTTGGCGGAATAA
- a CDS encoding NAD(P)-dependent oxidoreductase, which produces MLTPENTRIGFIGTGVMGRSMAGHLLKAGYPVIVYNRTRDKATELIENGAAWASSPKEIAERANVVFTIVGYPKDVEEVYLGEDGIVAHAKPHTYVIDMTTSTPTLAEQIYQAAKERELFAVDAPVSGGDVGAKEARLSIMVGGDRDVYDELEPLFKLLGSNIVYQGKAGAGQHTKMCNQIAIATNMIGVCEAMVYAEKAGLNPEKVLTSISFGAAGSWSLSNLAPRMINGNFMPGFYIKHFIKDMKIALAEADAMGMETPGLSLAKSMYDSLAQRGEEDSGTQALYKYWQD; this is translated from the coding sequence ATGCTGACACCAGAAAATACACGAATTGGATTTATTGGTACAGGGGTAATGGGAAGAAGTATGGCAGGACATCTGTTAAAGGCTGGATACCCTGTTATCGTTTATAATCGAACAAGGGATAAGGCAACTGAATTGATAGAAAATGGAGCTGCGTGGGCCTCATCACCAAAGGAAATAGCTGAAAGGGCCAACGTTGTTTTTACCATTGTAGGTTATCCAAAGGATGTAGAAGAGGTTTATTTAGGGGAAGACGGAATTGTTGCTCATGCAAAACCTCATACATATGTCATTGATATGACCACGTCTACACCAACATTAGCAGAGCAAATATACCAAGCGGCAAAGGAAAGGGAGCTCTTTGCTGTCGATGCTCCTGTATCCGGAGGAGATGTAGGTGCAAAAGAAGCAAGGCTCTCTATCATGGTTGGTGGAGACAGAGATGTGTACGACGAATTAGAACCGCTTTTCAAGCTTCTAGGTTCTAATATTGTCTATCAAGGAAAAGCAGGTGCTGGGCAGCATACAAAGATGTGTAATCAAATAGCGATTGCCACAAATATGATAGGGGTCTGTGAAGCGATGGTTTATGCCGAAAAGGCCGGTCTAAATCCGGAAAAGGTGTTAACCAGTATTTCTTTCGGAGCGGCGGGAAGCTGGTCTCTGTCAAATTTGGCACCAAGGATGATTAACGGCAATTTTATGCCTGGCTTTTACATTAAGCATTTCATAAAAGATATGAAAATAGCACTGGCAGAAGCTGATGCAATGGGAATGGAGACTCCCGGACTATCTTTAGCGAAAAGTATGTATGACTCACTTGCGCAGCGTGGTGAGGAAGATAGTGGAACACAAGCCCTTTATAAATATTGGCAGGATTAA
- the ptsP gene encoding phosphoenolpyruvate--protein phosphotransferase — translation MNYLKGIAASSGIAIAKAYRLVEPDLSFEKKVITDEVQEIKRLQDAIATSKAELEAIREKANVELGADKAAIFEAHLLIANDPELLTPIEDKIKSEKVNAEYALKEVTDMFISMFEQMDNEYMKERAADIRDVRKRILSHLLGVEIVNPSMIAEETIVVAEDLTPSDTAQLNRKYVKAFTTNIGGRTSHSAIMARSMEIPAVVGTKTATKDIQNGDIIIVDGLKGEVHINPSEELIDQYKQEQIRYEEQKAEWAKLLHEKTVSADGEHVELAANIGTPNDLEGVINNGGEGIGLYRTEFLYMGRTELPSEEEQFESYKAVLEGMKGKPVVVRTLDIGGDKELPYLDLPKEMNPFLGFRAIRLCLEEQGIFRTQLRALLRASSYGNLKIMFPMIANLDEFREAKSILEEEKQKLVSEGTAVSDQIELGIMVEIPSTAVMADQFAKEVDFFSIGTNDLIQYTMAADRMNERVSYLYQPYSPAILRLVKMVIDAAHKEGKWAGMCGEMAGDETAIPLLLGLGLDEFSMSATSILKARSQILRLSKKEMEELAQKALQMSTTNEVIEAVTAAVEK, via the coding sequence ATGAATTACTTAAAAGGTATTGCTGCTTCAAGTGGAATTGCGATTGCAAAGGCCTATCGTTTAGTTGAGCCGGATCTTTCTTTTGAAAAGAAGGTTATTACAGATGAGGTTCAAGAGATTAAACGATTACAGGATGCCATTGCAACATCAAAGGCAGAGCTTGAGGCAATTCGTGAAAAAGCAAATGTAGAACTTGGAGCAGATAAAGCTGCCATTTTTGAGGCACACTTACTTATTGCGAATGACCCAGAATTGCTGACTCCAATTGAAGATAAAATTAAATCAGAAAAAGTAAATGCTGAGTATGCGTTAAAAGAAGTTACGGATATGTTTATCTCTATGTTTGAACAAATGGATAATGAATACATGAAGGAAAGAGCTGCCGATATCCGCGACGTTAGAAAGCGTATTCTATCGCATTTACTAGGAGTCGAGATTGTCAATCCAAGTATGATAGCGGAGGAAACAATCGTTGTTGCTGAAGATTTAACACCATCAGATACAGCCCAACTGAATCGTAAATACGTAAAAGCCTTTACAACTAATATCGGCGGACGTACTTCACATTCAGCCATAATGGCTCGTTCTATGGAAATACCGGCTGTAGTTGGTACAAAAACAGCAACGAAGGATATCCAAAACGGAGACATCATCATTGTTGATGGACTTAAAGGTGAGGTTCACATTAATCCAAGCGAGGAATTAATTGACCAATATAAACAAGAACAAATTCGTTACGAGGAACAAAAAGCTGAGTGGGCTAAACTGTTACATGAAAAAACCGTTTCTGCAGATGGTGAGCATGTGGAACTTGCCGCAAATATTGGAACACCTAATGATTTAGAGGGTGTTATTAATAATGGCGGTGAAGGAATTGGCCTGTATCGTACGGAATTCTTATATATGGGAAGAACGGAGCTTCCATCCGAGGAGGAACAGTTTGAATCGTATAAGGCTGTTCTCGAAGGGATGAAGGGTAAACCAGTAGTTGTGAGAACGCTTGATATTGGTGGCGATAAAGAGCTGCCATATCTAGATTTACCAAAGGAAATGAATCCATTCCTTGGGTTCCGAGCAATCCGTCTTTGCCTGGAAGAACAGGGCATCTTCAGAACACAACTGCGTGCATTATTGAGAGCAAGCTCTTATGGAAATCTGAAAATAATGTTCCCGATGATTGCGAATTTGGATGAATTCAGGGAAGCTAAATCCATTTTGGAGGAAGAAAAGCAAAAGCTTGTTAGTGAAGGTACTGCTGTATCAGATCAAATCGAGCTTGGCATTATGGTTGAAATTCCTTCAACAGCTGTAATGGCCGATCAGTTTGCAAAAGAAGTAGATTTCTTTAGTATTGGTACAAATGATTTAATCCAATACACTATGGCAGCCGATCGAATGAATGAGCGGGTATCTTACCTCTATCAGCCATATAGCCCAGCTATATTAAGATTAGTTAAAATGGTTATTGATGCAGCTCATAAGGAAGGTAAATGGGCTGGAATGTGTGGGGAAATGGCTGGGGATGAAACAGCTATTCCGTTATTACTAGGCTTAGGACTTGATGAGTTCTCCATGAGTGCAACCTCCATTCTAAAAGCTCGTTCACAAATCCTTCGCCTTTCTAAGAAGGAAATGGAAGAACTTGCACAGAAAGCATTGCAAATGAGCACAACAAACGAAGTAATTGAGGCTGTTACGGCAGCCGTTGAAAAATAA